A portion of the Apis mellifera strain DH4 linkage group LG6, Amel_HAv3.1, whole genome shotgun sequence genome contains these proteins:
- the LOC551099 gene encoding coiled-coil domain-containing protein 43 — protein MAVATNSFDDWLSKKLQDLKTDEGIFGSYIKGILQGDETEEEKIEALEGILTGITEDDINNHVTEILKVWEESLPNKEKPGPKVPVEDVDVRLARMLESQSLPTTTQRSYTDEEKKIREAILAQYSQMSEEENSEGDGEEDGASGGDCGIEKNTNAAAIIQQEKEKREKAKLESQRKKEKDKEDREKQKQLREEKKEKRKTQKGERRR, from the exons ATGGCAGTTGCAACGAATTCTTTCGATGATTGGCTTAGCAAGAAATTACAAGATTTAAAAACTGACGAAGGTATATTTGGCTCATACATCAAAGGAATTTTACAAGGTGATGaaacggaagaagaaaaaattgaagccCTTGAAGGCATACTTACGGGCATAACG gAAGATGACATCAATAATCATGTAacggaaattttaaaagtttgggAAGAAAGCCTACCCAATAAGGAGAAGCCTGGTCCAAAAGTACCAGTAGAAGATGTAGATGTTAGATTAGCGCGAATGTTGGAGTCTCAATCTCTTCCAACTACAACACAAAGAAGTTATacagatgaagaaaaaaaaataagagaagctATTCTTGCACAATATAGTCAAATGTCAGAAGAAGAGAATAGTGAAGGAGATGGAGAAGAAGATGGAGCAAGTGGTGGAGATTGtggaatagagaaaaatacaaatgcaGCTGCAATAATacaacaagaaaaagaaaaaagggaaaaagctAAATTGGAAAgtcaaagaaaaaaggagaaagataaagaagatcg agAAAAACAGAAACAAttaagagaggaaaagaaggaaaaacgaaaaacaCAGAAGGGAGAACGAAGAAGGTAG
- the LOC100577936 gene encoding uncharacterized protein LOC100577936, which translates to MRIEALSTLVAVVWLTAVLCPRLAAANNLTLSFSSRKTREHPFRGHISRWTQTLEDTTKRMTYREMNMILRHEGGEDGLPVDCCPTVEEMVEPVGGRNRENMYVQLYRDGQNAQRFFEYSCRPDVLDKPCRFIDRKFTNQSRCVQKFSYTYAIIENSGSTGGKEEHGRHRHRERMIPTFAGNTVGGSMWTLDYIKVRSGCSCEIMPKLKKKKKYKKSKPRDQDLDPET; encoded by the exons GTGGTTTGGCTGACCGCAGTCCTGTGCCCGCGGCTTGCTGCCGCCAACAACCTGACTTTATCCTTTTCCTCTCGTAAAACCAGGGAACATCCTTTCAGGGGACATATCTCTCGCTG GACGCAAACCTTGGAGGATACTACCAAGCGGATGACTTATCGAGAGATGAACATGATTCTGCGACACGAAGGAGGCGAGGACGGGCTTCCAGTCGATTGCTGTCCTACGGTAGAGGAAATGGTGGAACCGGTCGGCGGTCGAAATCGGGAAAACATGTATGTTCAACTGTATCGGGATGGCCAGAACGCCCAGAGGTTCTTCGAGTACTCCTGCAGGCCAGACGTCCTCGACAAGCCGTGCAGGTTCATCGACCGGAAGTTCACCAACCAGTCCAGATGTGTGCAGAAGTTCTCGTACACTTATGctatcattgaaaattctgGATCGACG gGTGGAAAGGAAGAACACGGGAGGCATCGGCACAGAGAACGCATGATTCCTACATTTGCTGGAAACACGGTGGGTGGATCGATGTGGACATTAGACTACATCAAAGTACGAAGTGGCTGCAGCTGCGAGATCATGCCAAaactaaagaaaaagaaaaaatacaagaaaagcAAGCCAAGAGATCAAGACTTAGATCCGGAGACTTGA